A genomic segment from Leptolyngbya boryana PCC 6306 encodes:
- a CDS encoding Rrf2 family transcriptional regulator, giving the protein MKLTTRGHYSVKALLDLCFQPEYGPASVKAISDRQDLPAPYLEKLLIEMRRAELVVSIRGAHGGYQLARHPSQISLGEILAAVGESIDPLPHHTPDEGQAEDWVAFSVWNRLHQKLQQALHSISLEDLYYDARSWQASQGEGASFVV; this is encoded by the coding sequence ATGAAGCTAACCACACGCGGACATTATAGCGTGAAAGCCCTTTTAGATCTCTGTTTTCAGCCGGAGTATGGCCCTGCTTCGGTGAAAGCAATTAGCGATCGACAGGATCTCCCTGCTCCCTATTTAGAAAAGCTCTTGATTGAGATGCGGCGCGCAGAATTAGTCGTTTCGATTCGCGGCGCACATGGAGGCTACCAACTGGCGCGGCATCCTTCCCAGATTTCGCTGGGAGAGATTTTAGCAGCAGTGGGTGAAAGCATTGATCCTTTGCCGCATCACACACCGGATGAGGGTCAGGCGGAAGATTGGGTAGCATTTAGTGTGTGGAATCGCTTGCATCAGAAATTGCAGCAGGCTTTGCATAGCATTTCGCTAGAGGATCTCTATTACGATGCGCGCAGTTGGCAGGCTTCACAAGGAGAAGGGGCGAGTTTTGTAGTGTGA
- the queG gene encoding tRNA epoxyqueuosine(34) reductase QueG: protein MTLTEEIKQKAIELGFHKVGIASVTDPAQSSAIQALQNWLDRGFQADMAWMANPKRQNIRELVPDARSMICVALNYHTAQQRPAGKEYAKISRYGWGRDYHRILHKKLKAFSIWLEQNGAQTRYFADTAPVQDKFWAQQAGLGWIAKNGNLITRDYGSWVFLGGVVTNLDLAIDQPHTQHCGTCTRCIDACPTDAITEPFVIDANRCIAYHTIENRAENLPEMDLKGWVAGCDICQDVCPWNQRFAQETDVQDFQPRSWNIAPTLKELAEISEAEYDRRFTGSALRRIKIGMLRRNAKANLRE from the coding sequence ATGACGCTTACGGAAGAAATTAAGCAAAAAGCGATCGAGCTAGGATTTCACAAAGTTGGAATTGCATCGGTGACTGATCCGGCTCAAAGTTCTGCGATTCAGGCTTTGCAGAATTGGCTCGATCGCGGATTTCAAGCGGACATGGCGTGGATGGCAAATCCGAAACGTCAGAATATTCGCGAACTCGTTCCAGATGCGCGATCGATGATCTGTGTTGCTTTGAACTATCACACTGCGCAGCAACGACCCGCAGGCAAGGAATATGCAAAAATTTCTCGCTATGGTTGGGGACGAGACTATCACCGAATTTTGCACAAAAAACTGAAAGCCTTCTCGATCTGGCTCGAACAAAATGGAGCGCAAACTCGTTATTTTGCCGATACCGCTCCAGTTCAAGATAAGTTTTGGGCACAGCAAGCAGGACTCGGCTGGATTGCGAAAAATGGCAATCTGATTACTCGCGATTATGGGTCTTGGGTGTTTCTCGGTGGTGTTGTCACCAATTTAGATTTAGCGATCGATCAACCTCATACGCAGCATTGCGGAACCTGTACTCGTTGTATTGACGCTTGCCCTACCGATGCAATCACAGAACCATTCGTAATTGATGCCAATCGCTGCATTGCGTACCATACGATTGAGAATCGGGCTGAGAATTTGCCAGAAATGGATCTCAAAGGATGGGTCGCAGGTTGCGATATCTGTCAGGATGTTTGTCCTTGGAATCAGCGGTTTGCTCAAGAGACAGATGTACAAGACTTTCAACCGCGATCGTGGAATATTGCCCCGACCTTGAAAGAATTAGCTGAGATTTCCGAAGCAGAATACGATCGACGATTTACCGGATCAGCATTGCGACGCATTAAAATTGGCATGTTGAGACGAAACGCGAAGGCAAATTTGCGCGAATGA
- a CDS encoding aldehyde dehydrogenase family protein: protein MFSSEIDAAIARLESQKSAWLNVGTQARIDYLKRCMTGMMAVAEDWAIAACEAKGTDSVGEEWLTGSVTTLMTLRALIRTLEGRKAKIGQGIAKVFPDNLLDRFLWLGFRGEVLTESSPLNPPQFEPGISLVLGAGNVGSTPPMDLLYKLFAENQVVLLKMNPVNEYVGKFLEQAFEPLISDGFLQIVYGGSDVGSYLCQHPKIDSIHITGSHHTYYAIAQSLPQPKPITSELGCVTPVLIVPGEWSESDLRFQARHVASMVSHNASFNCVAAKLLVTAKGWKLRDRFLTLLRQEFAKIPSRKAYYPGAQQRYQAFLDRYPQAEIFGTRTEEIVPWTLIPNVEDDYALRIEAFCGVLAEVSLDAATATEFLDRAVPFVNEQVWGNLSCVILTKTKVDSAIAELNYGAIGVNVWTGVIYALPDFAWGAYPGNTSDDIQSGQGFVHNGYFLEYPQKSVLYAPFRIIPTPFWFADHRNLANFAKRAAELQLTPTWSKFAQVIFEALRG from the coding sequence ATGTTTTCCTCTGAAATTGACGCTGCAATTGCGAGACTCGAATCCCAGAAATCCGCTTGGCTAAACGTCGGAACTCAAGCCCGAATCGATTATCTGAAGCGCTGTATGACAGGCATGATGGCAGTCGCAGAGGATTGGGCGATCGCGGCTTGCGAGGCGAAGGGGACAGATTCAGTCGGAGAAGAATGGCTGACGGGATCGGTGACAACGTTAATGACGTTGCGGGCGTTGATCAGAACGTTGGAAGGACGAAAGGCGAAGATTGGGCAGGGAATTGCCAAAGTCTTTCCGGATAATTTGCTCGATCGATTTCTTTGGCTCGGATTTCGGGGAGAAGTTTTGACGGAAAGCAGCCCCCTAAATCCTCCACAATTTGAACCAGGAATTTCTCTGGTCTTAGGAGCCGGAAATGTTGGCTCGACTCCTCCAATGGATTTACTCTATAAGCTATTTGCAGAGAATCAAGTCGTTCTGCTCAAAATGAATCCTGTCAATGAGTATGTCGGGAAATTTTTAGAGCAAGCGTTTGAGCCATTAATTTCAGATGGATTTCTACAAATTGTCTATGGTGGTTCTGATGTCGGAAGTTATCTCTGTCAGCATCCCAAAATTGATTCCATTCATATCACTGGCTCGCATCATACGTATTACGCGATCGCGCAATCTCTCCCCCAACCGAAACCAATCACCTCTGAGCTAGGCTGTGTCACACCAGTTCTCATCGTTCCAGGAGAGTGGTCTGAATCAGATCTCAGATTTCAAGCGCGTCATGTTGCGAGCATGGTGTCTCATAATGCCAGCTTCAATTGTGTCGCTGCGAAATTGTTAGTAACCGCGAAGGGGTGGAAATTGCGCGATCGCTTCCTCACACTGCTCCGCCAAGAATTTGCGAAAATTCCGAGCCGGAAAGCTTACTATCCAGGCGCACAGCAACGATATCAAGCATTTCTCGATCGCTATCCTCAAGCTGAAATTTTCGGAACTCGAACCGAGGAAATTGTCCCTTGGACATTGATTCCAAACGTCGAAGATGACTATGCTCTGAGGATAGAAGCTTTTTGTGGAGTGCTAGCAGAAGTGAGTTTGGACGCGGCAACTGCAACCGAATTTCTCGATCGAGCCGTTCCATTTGTGAATGAGCAAGTCTGGGGCAATTTGTCGTGTGTGATTTTGACGAAAACAAAGGTCGATTCAGCGATCGCAGAGTTGAACTATGGTGCGATCGGAGTCAATGTGTGGACAGGTGTGATCTATGCCTTGCCTGATTTTGCTTGGGGTGCTTATCCCGGCAATACTTCAGATGATATCCAATCGGGTCAGGGCTTTGTCCATAATGGCTATTTTCTTGAGTATCCTCAAAAATCGGTCTTATATGCACCGTTCCGCATTATTCCAACGCCATTTTGGTTTGCCGATCATCGCAATCTAGCAAATTTTGCCAAACGAGCCGCAGAACTCCAACTCACGCCAACCTGGAGTAAATTTGCTCAAGTGATATTTGAAGCGTTACGGGGATAG
- a CDS encoding response regulator, producing the protein MGNRQIQHRLLVYLRHELCTPINAMIGYSELLLEEIQIQQQTNLISDLQKIHACSQQLLTLVSTILDPAKLEMSQIEGGLDSFGATLRVELLTPLSAIVGYCEMLLEDAPASLIPDLDSLNTSAQQLLTLVNDIVSLAQQQLQILNTQEAQPLLLESPAAVTFIRSATTTLETLSQESPEKQVQSGTILAIDDSNPELLARQLKRHGYTVTTATSAQQALRLLKAMPCDLILLDVIMPGMNGLELLEKLKQHESWRHIPVIMISALDEIDGAVKCIELGAEDYLQKPFDPTLLKARIGACLEKKRLRDQEILYLQQVDRLTTAAAEIEAKTFNPKSLDDLNQRSDEFGQLVRVFQRMAQEVQSRERSLEQQVNFLQAAIHTEQRSQIADELAATNHFRQIQKRGKGSRDTENLYRGSLYPSLSRFAANGDQSSVDDRTSVTDRIHRVDLAAIETQSDRTTQTIIVHSFRGGTGKSNLTSNLAVSLAKQGKRVGIIDSDLQSPGIHLLFGLDEETVTLTLNDYLSGRCALYEAAYDVSHALPSPGGAIYLIPASVKASDITRILREGYHDEKLLDGFSEISRDLKLDVLLIDSHPGIDPGTLQAIAASGLLLLVLRPDYQDYQGTAVIVELARMLSVEAISLIVNRALPGFDVESYRQQLEASYEVPVAGILPFCEELMHLSSSEIFSVCYPDHPFTQVIDQIGQQFIR; encoded by the coding sequence ATGGGCAATCGCCAAATTCAGCATCGGCTTCTCGTTTACCTCCGTCACGAACTCTGTACACCGATCAACGCCATGATTGGGTACAGTGAACTCCTGCTAGAAGAAATCCAAATTCAGCAGCAGACTAATTTAATAAGCGATTTACAAAAGATTCATGCCTGTAGTCAGCAGTTGTTGACCTTAGTCAGTACGATTCTAGATCCCGCCAAGTTGGAAATGAGCCAGATTGAGGGTGGGTTAGATAGCTTTGGAGCAACGCTTCGGGTAGAACTGCTCACCCCGTTGAGTGCTATTGTCGGCTACTGCGAGATGTTGCTAGAGGATGCCCCAGCCTCATTAATTCCGGATTTAGATAGTCTCAACACCTCTGCCCAACAGTTACTCACGCTAGTCAATGACATTGTGAGCTTGGCACAGCAGCAGTTGCAAATTCTCAACACGCAGGAGGCACAACCTCTGTTACTGGAAAGTCCAGCAGCAGTTACTTTCATACGGAGTGCCACAACAACTCTTGAAACACTGAGTCAGGAGTCGCCTGAGAAGCAGGTGCAAAGCGGAACAATTTTAGCGATCGATGACTCCAATCCTGAACTACTCGCGCGACAACTGAAGCGGCATGGCTATACCGTCACGACTGCAACCTCTGCTCAACAAGCACTCCGGCTACTGAAAGCAATGCCTTGCGATCTGATTTTGCTGGATGTGATCATGCCTGGAATGAACGGGCTGGAACTGCTAGAGAAACTGAAGCAACATGAAAGCTGGCGACATATTCCTGTGATTATGATCTCTGCGTTAGATGAGATCGATGGCGCTGTGAAGTGTATTGAGCTAGGTGCAGAGGACTACTTGCAGAAGCCATTTGACCCTACCTTGCTGAAGGCGAGGATTGGCGCATGTTTAGAGAAGAAGCGCCTGCGGGATCAAGAAATTCTCTACTTACAGCAGGTCGATCGCTTAACCACAGCCGCCGCAGAAATCGAAGCAAAAACCTTTAATCCGAAGAGTCTCGATGACCTCAATCAACGCAGTGACGAGTTTGGTCAACTGGTGCGAGTCTTCCAGCGCATGGCTCAGGAAGTGCAGTCACGGGAGCGATCGCTAGAGCAACAGGTGAATTTCTTACAAGCAGCGATTCACACAGAGCAGCGATCGCAGATCGCCGATGAACTCGCGGCGACGAATCATTTTCGCCAAATCCAAAAACGCGGAAAAGGCAGTCGAGATACAGAGAACCTATATCGCGGGTCGCTTTATCCTTCGCTATCTCGCTTTGCTGCGAATGGCGATCAATCGAGTGTTGACGATCGAACGAGTGTGACCGATCGAATTCACCGCGTTGATCTCGCAGCAATTGAAACCCAGAGCGATCGCACGACCCAGACTATCATTGTCCACTCTTTTCGGGGCGGCACAGGTAAGTCGAATCTCACCAGTAATCTTGCAGTCAGTTTGGCAAAACAGGGCAAGCGAGTGGGGATCATCGATTCAGACTTACAATCCCCTGGCATTCATCTGCTGTTTGGATTGGACGAAGAAACGGTGACGCTCACGTTGAATGACTATTTATCGGGTCGTTGTGCTCTGTATGAAGCTGCCTATGATGTTAGCCACGCCTTACCCTCGCCGGGTGGAGCCATCTATCTGATTCCAGCAAGTGTGAAAGCGAGCGACATTACTCGTATTCTGCGGGAAGGCTACCACGACGAGAAGTTGCTAGATGGTTTCTCGGAGATTAGTCGGGATCTTAAGTTAGATGTTCTGCTGATTGATAGTCACCCTGGAATCGATCCTGGAACGCTACAAGCGATCGCGGCGTCCGGGTTGCTGCTTCTCGTTCTCCGTCCCGATTACCAGGACTATCAAGGCACAGCAGTGATTGTAGAACTCGCCCGCATGTTATCGGTCGAGGCAATCTCGCTGATTGTGAATCGGGCGCTTCCGGGCTTTGATGTTGAATCCTATCGGCAACAGTTAGAAGCGTCTTACGAAGTGCCAGTCGCCGGAATCCTGCCCTTTTGCGAAGAGTTAATGCATCTATCGAGTAGTGAAATTTTCTCAGTCTGCTATCCCGATCATCCATTTACACAAGTCATTGATCAGATTGGTCAGCAATTTATAAGGTAA
- a CDS encoding DnaJ C-terminal domain-containing protein gives MAATNFKDYYQILGVSKSASADDIKKAFRKLARQYHPDVNPGDKAAEAKFKEVNEANEVLSDPDKRKKYDQFGQYWRQADQAGASRSTSTSRSPFNTGGFDDVEFGRYDNFEEFINDLLGKSPYGRTGDPFRNAGYRAPGGFSTDERASTGENLDIEASIKLTFAEAFNGTEKRLSVNNEEINVRIPAGAKAGSKVRVRGKGRFSRFYTSQRGDLYLTVEMLPHSFFQFDADGNLVCEVPISPDEAVLGAQIDVPTPDGNVVVNVPAGVRSGQSLRLRGKGWKNQKGDRGDQMVKITIAPPKELSAIEREAYEKIRDNRSYDPRSAIKAVKL, from the coding sequence GTGGCTGCAACAAACTTCAAAGATTATTACCAAATTTTAGGGGTGAGCAAATCCGCAAGCGCTGATGACATTAAGAAAGCGTTTCGTAAACTCGCGCGCCAATATCACCCTGACGTAAACCCCGGCGATAAAGCAGCCGAGGCAAAATTTAAAGAGGTCAACGAAGCGAACGAAGTTCTCTCTGATCCCGATAAGCGCAAAAAATACGACCAGTTTGGACAATACTGGCGGCAAGCGGATCAAGCGGGTGCATCTCGATCGACTTCCACCTCGCGATCGCCGTTCAATACAGGCGGGTTCGATGATGTCGAATTCGGACGATATGACAATTTCGAGGAATTTATCAACGATTTGCTAGGAAAATCGCCCTACGGACGGACGGGCGATCCTTTCCGCAATGCAGGATATCGTGCTCCAGGCGGTTTTAGTACCGACGAACGTGCCTCAACTGGCGAAAATCTGGATATCGAAGCTTCGATTAAGCTGACCTTTGCAGAAGCGTTTAACGGAACTGAAAAGCGGCTCAGCGTGAACAATGAGGAGATTAACGTCCGGATTCCAGCGGGTGCAAAAGCGGGCAGTAAAGTAAGAGTCCGTGGAAAAGGTCGTTTCAGCCGATTCTACACAAGTCAGCGCGGAGATCTCTATCTCACGGTGGAAATGTTGCCGCATTCGTTTTTCCAATTCGATGCTGATGGCAATCTTGTTTGCGAAGTGCCGATCTCGCCTGACGAAGCAGTGTTGGGCGCACAAATCGATGTCCCGACTCCGGATGGAAATGTTGTGGTGAACGTTCCAGCAGGCGTGCGATCGGGGCAATCCTTACGCTTACGCGGCAAAGGCTGGAAGAATCAAAAAGGCGATCGCGGCGATCAAATGGTGAAAATTACGATCGCGCCTCCGAAAGAATTAAGCGCGATCGAGCGTGAGGCATACGAAAAGATTCGGGATAATCGCAGCTATGATCCCCGTAGCGCCATCAAAGCCGTGAAGCTTTAA
- a CDS encoding nuclear transport factor 2 family protein, which translates to MEIEGISHPTILRYFETLNAGEFEATSELFDPEGAMQAPFESPIVGRSAIADYLQREAVGLQAFPREGIAVPETTDYQITGKVQMPMFSVNVTWFFTLNDNQEITFTRIKLNASPQELMKLRG; encoded by the coding sequence ATGGAGATTGAAGGCATTTCACACCCCACGATTTTGCGATACTTTGAAACTTTGAACGCGGGCGAATTCGAGGCAACGAGCGAATTATTTGATCCAGAAGGAGCGATGCAAGCGCCGTTTGAATCACCGATCGTGGGAAGAAGTGCGATCGCGGATTATCTTCAACGAGAAGCCGTAGGATTACAAGCGTTTCCACGGGAAGGAATCGCGGTTCCTGAAACAACCGACTATCAAATTACTGGAAAAGTTCAAATGCCGATGTTTTCAGTCAATGTCACGTGGTTTTTCACGCTCAATGACAATCAAGAGATTACATTTACTCGCATCAAACTGAATGCCAGTCCTCAAGAGCTGATGAAATTGCGCGGTTAG
- a CDS encoding peroxiredoxin — protein MTQEGCLRVGQTAPDFAATAVIDQEFKDIKLSDYRGKYVVLFFYPLDFTFVCPTEITAFSDRYEEFKSINTEILGVSVDSPFSHLAWIQTDRKSGGVGDLTYPLVSDIKKEISTAYNVLDPNEGIALRGLFIIDKDGVIQHSTINNLSFGRSVDETLRTLQAIQYVQSHPDEVCPAGWKPGDQTMNPDPVKSKEYFAAI, from the coding sequence ATGACCCAAGAAGGATGCTTGCGCGTTGGTCAAACGGCTCCTGATTTTGCAGCGACTGCTGTGATCGACCAGGAATTCAAAGACATCAAATTGTCCGACTATCGCGGCAAATATGTGGTGCTGTTTTTCTACCCGCTCGATTTTACCTTTGTTTGCCCGACTGAAATTACCGCATTCAGCGATCGCTACGAAGAATTCAAATCGATCAACACTGAAATCCTTGGCGTATCGGTCGATAGCCCCTTCTCACACTTGGCTTGGATTCAAACCGATCGTAAATCGGGTGGAGTTGGCGATTTGACCTATCCGTTGGTTTCGGACATCAAGAAAGAAATCAGCACCGCTTACAACGTGCTTGATCCGAATGAAGGAATTGCACTGCGCGGCTTGTTCATCATCGACAAAGATGGTGTAATCCAGCACTCCACGATTAACAACCTTTCGTTCGGTCGCAGCGTGGATGAAACCCTCCGGACACTGCAAGCGATTCAATACGTTCAATCGCATCCGGATGAAGTGTGCCCCGCAGGTTGGAAGCCTGGTGATCAAACCATGAATCCTGATCCTGTGAAGTCGAAAGAGTACTTCGCAGCAATCTAA
- a CDS encoding peroxiredoxin family protein, with protein sequence MLTSTDFSGLINPRFFQNFMPVPATNSLALGQATPEFDLPDIKNARRVKLSDYRNDRPVLLAFTRIFTEKQYCPFCFPHIKALNEQYQEFSDRQVEILMITSTDEQQSKKVVEDLGLQFPLLSDSSCKTFRRYQTGQALGAPLPAQFLIDRQGILRYKHLFSFLDHNASVETLLSAIDQLS encoded by the coding sequence ATGTTGACATCTACTGATTTCAGTGGTTTAATCAATCCGCGATTTTTCCAGAATTTCATGCCCGTTCCGGCAACGAATTCGCTCGCTTTGGGACAAGCAACTCCAGAGTTTGATCTGCCAGATATTAAAAATGCTCGTCGCGTGAAATTGTCGGATTATCGCAATGATCGACCTGTGCTTTTAGCTTTCACAAGGATTTTTACAGAGAAGCAATATTGTCCGTTTTGCTTTCCCCATATCAAGGCGTTGAATGAGCAGTATCAGGAGTTTAGCGATCGACAAGTCGAAATTCTCATGATCACCAGTACCGACGAGCAGCAAAGTAAAAAAGTCGTTGAAGACTTGGGATTACAGTTCCCTTTGCTCAGTGATTCCAGTTGTAAAACATTTCGTCGATACCAGACTGGACAAGCTTTGGGTGCGCCTTTACCTGCTCAATTTTTAATCGATCGTCAAGGCATTCTTAGATACAAACATCTCTTTTCGTTTCTCGATCACAATGCCAGCGTTGAAACGTTGTTAAGCGCGATCGATCAATTGAGCTGA
- a CDS encoding response regulator — MTRILLVEDNETNRDMLRRRLERKGFDVVVAIDGAEGVAKAQTERPDIVLMDLNLPVLDGWEATRQIKANPQTQKTPVIALTANAIVGDREKALAAGCDEYDTKPVDFTRLLGKIDTLLQPSEVPLPKPLDPVPDVPGQAIAWTRLRHDLEQPIYTIVGYSDMLLDALVDQQNSAFASDLQKIHLSGLQLLKLIQAILNPALLEVQQQDWTADLLAPALRRELLTPLSTIMGYCELLLEESLSDLLPDLEQIHTSAQDLLSLVNNLDSLMARYLESSEERDRFDPLNFPRKQRKAIDPSIENSRVLVIAHAGSPVYRQLERQGYSVKIATTVELGLASSFDLIVLDSQTNLNVLEQLKSHEAWQHTPVLMIAAPDEMAQISQAIALGATDYLTKPFPTALLRAKVAACLEQTQMRHQLAHYEGIVEEFREYKRLEADLNQQLEALQVELEQIKRSHQATEIVQTDYFRQISSNAEPIELKPLKVLLVEDNDLNCDMLCRRLQRHGYEVVIATDGAEGVSKALSEQPQVILMDISLPVMDGWEATQHLKANAETRHIPIIALTAHAMTGDREKALASGCDDYDTKPIELPRLLSKIEDCLKSSTSK; from the coding sequence ATGACCAGAATTCTTTTAGTTGAAGACAACGAGACCAATCGGGATATGCTGCGTCGGCGGCTAGAACGAAAAGGATTTGATGTAGTTGTTGCAATCGATGGCGCGGAAGGCGTTGCGAAGGCTCAAACTGAACGACCAGACATCGTGTTAATGGATCTAAATTTGCCCGTGCTCGATGGATGGGAAGCAACTCGACAAATTAAAGCAAATCCCCAAACTCAAAAGACTCCAGTAATTGCGTTAACCGCAAATGCGATCGTTGGAGATCGTGAAAAAGCCTTAGCTGCGGGTTGCGATGAGTATGATACAAAACCCGTTGATTTTACGCGACTGCTCGGAAAGATTGATACGCTGCTTCAGCCTTCAGAAGTACCGTTACCAAAACCACTAGATCCGGTTCCTGATGTGCCCGGACAAGCGATCGCATGGACTCGCTTGCGGCATGATCTAGAGCAACCGATCTATACCATCGTTGGCTACAGTGATATGCTCCTCGATGCACTCGTCGATCAGCAGAATTCAGCGTTCGCGAGCGATCTCCAGAAAATCCATCTCTCAGGTTTACAGTTACTAAAACTGATCCAAGCGATCCTAAATCCAGCACTCTTAGAAGTTCAGCAGCAAGATTGGACAGCCGATCTTCTAGCTCCAGCGTTGCGCCGAGAATTGCTCACCCCCTTGAGTACTATCATGGGCTACTGTGAGTTGCTTTTAGAAGAGTCGCTTTCTGATTTACTGCCAGACCTGGAGCAAATTCACACTTCAGCTCAGGATCTGCTCAGTCTCGTGAACAATCTAGATAGTTTGATGGCTCGTTATCTCGAATCTAGCGAGGAGCGCGATCGTTTTGATCCACTCAATTTCCCACGGAAACAGCGTAAAGCAATTGATCCATCGATTGAAAATAGCCGAGTGTTAGTGATTGCTCATGCGGGCAGTCCAGTATATCGACAACTCGAACGTCAAGGCTACTCCGTCAAAATTGCGACAACCGTAGAGCTAGGTTTGGCAAGCTCGTTTGACTTGATCGTACTGGATAGCCAGACAAACTTGAACGTGTTGGAACAGCTTAAATCGCATGAAGCGTGGCAACACACTCCCGTCTTAATGATTGCAGCTCCCGATGAGATGGCGCAGATTTCCCAAGCGATCGCCCTAGGAGCAACCGACTACTTGACGAAACCCTTCCCGACTGCCCTCCTCCGTGCGAAAGTTGCAGCTTGTTTAGAACAAACTCAAATGCGGCATCAGTTAGCTCACTACGAAGGCATTGTGGAAGAGTTCAGAGAATATAAGCGACTCGAAGCAGATCTAAATCAGCAACTCGAAGCATTACAGGTTGAGCTAGAGCAAATCAAGCGATCGCATCAAGCCACAGAAATTGTTCAGACCGACTATTTTCGACAGATCTCGTCCAATGCTGAACCCATTGAATTGAAACCTCTAAAAGTTCTCCTCGTAGAAGACAACGACTTAAACTGCGATATGCTCTGTCGCCGTTTACAGCGACATGGCTATGAAGTTGTGATTGCCACCGATGGCGCAGAAGGAGTCTCGAAAGCGCTCTCCGAACAGCCGCAGGTGATTTTAATGGACATCAGTTTACCAGTAATGGACGGATGGGAAGCGACGCAACATCTGAAAGCAAATGCTGAAACTCGCCACATTCCGATCATTGCCTTGACTGCCCATGCCATGACAGGCGATCGCGAAAAAGCCTTAGCCTCCGGTTGCGATGACTATGATACGAAACCGATTGAGTTGCCCCGCCTGCTCAGCAAAATTGAAGACTGCCTCAAAAGCTCAACCTCTAAATAG
- a CDS encoding alpha/beta hydrolase, whose protein sequence is MIAQVLIILFSFVSFFVSLWVVVPAPIFSLLPLSVGAPEISHWLIVTNAIAAFLVFVRLKSLPIFIAMLFALSLSLLPALQFPSTAERAEIAMQSKLGDIPSSPNFRSSPFNVLDAFQGIPRSQVRRTLDIPVAKLDNVQLTMNVYRPIKTGKNPAIVMIYGGAWRSGSPNSNEQFSQYIAAQGYTVLAIDYRHAPGYKFPTQIEDIKTALKFIQQHADEYEVNLDRMAIMGRSAGGHLAMLTAFALDAFPFRAVVNYYSPVDLTDGYNNPPFPDPIDSRTVLRNFLGGTPQEFSDLYRQASPYQNVRSHLPPTLLIYGGRDHIVQSKFGRAMYEKLNQNGNIAVFIEIPWAEHAFDAVFNGISNQLALYHTERFLASWLK, encoded by the coding sequence ATGATTGCTCAAGTATTGATTATTCTGTTTAGTTTTGTTAGCTTCTTCGTTTCACTTTGGGTTGTTGTTCCTGCTCCAATTTTTTCGCTATTACCATTAAGCGTTGGCGCACCAGAGATTAGTCACTGGTTAATTGTGACGAATGCGATCGCAGCTTTCCTAGTATTTGTTCGCCTCAAATCTCTGCCCATTTTTATCGCAATGTTGTTTGCTTTAAGCTTAAGCTTACTGCCCGCGTTGCAATTTCCCTCTACTGCGGAACGCGCCGAAATTGCAATGCAATCAAAGCTAGGCGACATTCCATCTTCACCCAATTTTCGATCGTCACCCTTCAATGTTTTAGATGCTTTTCAAGGAATTCCCCGCTCTCAAGTCCGTCGCACACTCGATATTCCGGTTGCAAAGCTTGATAATGTGCAACTGACGATGAATGTTTATCGCCCAATTAAAACAGGCAAAAATCCAGCGATCGTCATGATTTATGGAGGAGCCTGGAGATCAGGTAGCCCAAATTCTAATGAACAGTTCAGCCAATATATTGCAGCACAAGGATATACAGTTTTAGCAATCGATTATCGTCACGCTCCAGGATATAAATTTCCGACCCAAATTGAAGATATTAAAACCGCATTAAAATTCATTCAACAACATGCCGATGAATACGAGGTGAATCTCGATCGTATGGCAATCATGGGGCGTTCTGCGGGCGGACATCTAGCGATGTTAACGGCTTTTGCACTCGATGCTTTTCCGTTCCGCGCCGTCGTCAATTACTATAGCCCCGTCGATCTGACCGATGGCTATAACAATCCTCCATTTCCTGACCCAATTGATAGTAGAACTGTTTTACGAAATTTTCTCGGCGGCACACCCCAAGAATTTTCGGATCTCTATCGTCAAGCATCGCCTTATCAAAATGTGCGATCGCATCTCCCCCCGACTTTACTCATTTACGGTGGACGCGATCACATCGTGCAATCAAAATTCGGACGTGCAATGTATGAAAAGTTAAACCAAAATGGCAACATTGCCGTATTCATTGAAATACCCTGGGCAGAACATGCTTTTGATGCAGTTTTCAATGGTATTAGCAATCAATTAGCGCTGTATCACACTGAACGCTTCCTAGCGTCTTGGCTGAAGTAG